In Bradyrhizobium erythrophlei, a single genomic region encodes these proteins:
- a CDS encoding DUF3126 family protein translates to MDVQEVRKLDAYLKRVFGNPKIRVVPRPKKDDSAEVYIGEEFIGVLFVDDEDDDRSFQFQMAILEDDLVEQG, encoded by the coding sequence GTGGACGTTCAGGAAGTCAGGAAACTCGACGCCTACCTCAAGCGTGTATTCGGCAACCCCAAAATCCGCGTGGTTCCGCGTCCCAAGAAGGACGATTCCGCCGAGGTCTATATCGGCGAGGAATTCATCGGCGTGCTGTTCGTCGATGACGAGGACGACGATCGCTCGTTCCAGTTCCAGATGGCGATTCTGGAAGACGATCTGGTCGAGCAGGGCTAG
- a CDS encoding FAD-dependent monooxygenase, which translates to MAASRTIVVAGAGIGGLTASLALARQGFRVILLEKAERLEEAGAGLQLSPNASRVLIDLGLQTGLAGAVTPEAICLMSAASGGEITRLPLDQTAQSGAPYWVIHRADLQAALREQVQNCSDIELRLGCQFEDVSSHAKGLTVIQRSGATRREELALALIGADGIWSAVRHHLLPDLQPRFSGLIAWRGTLDTTQLPREYTSRRVQLWMGPGAHLVTYPISAGRRINVVAVVPGQWNRPGWSERGDDNEIKTAFVTAGWHAIPRMLIGAVDGWRKWALFTVPGGGQWSEGAVALLGDAAHAMLPFAAQGAAMAIEDAAVLAKCIAGRQNEGAAALSAALHRYEKLRRPRVTQLQRSARQLGRIYHLSGPLALARDLVIKTMGPKRMLSRQDWIYNWQA; encoded by the coding sequence ATGGCGGCTTCGCGCACGATCGTCGTTGCGGGTGCCGGTATCGGGGGACTGACCGCTTCGCTGGCGCTGGCGCGGCAAGGGTTTCGCGTCATTCTTCTGGAGAAAGCCGAGCGGCTGGAGGAAGCCGGTGCGGGCCTGCAACTATCGCCCAATGCGAGCCGCGTGCTGATCGATCTCGGCCTGCAGACGGGGCTCGCCGGCGCGGTGACGCCGGAGGCGATCTGCCTGATGAGCGCGGCAAGCGGCGGCGAAATCACCCGCCTCCCGCTCGACCAGACGGCTCAATCCGGCGCGCCCTATTGGGTGATACACCGCGCCGATCTGCAAGCCGCGCTGCGGGAGCAGGTGCAAAACTGTTCCGACATCGAGCTGCGGCTCGGCTGCCAGTTCGAGGATGTCAGCTCCCACGCCAAGGGACTGACCGTGATCCAGCGCAGCGGCGCGACACGGCGCGAGGAGCTGGCGCTGGCCTTGATCGGGGCCGACGGCATCTGGTCGGCCGTCCGCCATCATCTGCTTCCCGATCTGCAACCGCGCTTCTCCGGACTGATCGCCTGGCGCGGCACGCTCGACACGACGCAGTTGCCGCGCGAATACACCTCACGCCGCGTTCAACTCTGGATGGGTCCGGGCGCCCATCTCGTCACCTATCCGATTTCCGCAGGCCGGCGCATCAACGTGGTCGCCGTCGTTCCCGGACAATGGAACAGACCCGGCTGGAGTGAGCGGGGCGACGACAACGAGATCAAGACGGCGTTCGTCACAGCGGGGTGGCACGCCATCCCGCGGATGCTGATCGGCGCCGTCGACGGCTGGCGCAAATGGGCGCTGTTCACGGTGCCGGGCGGCGGCCAATGGAGCGAAGGCGCGGTCGCTTTGCTGGGAGACGCGGCGCATGCGATGCTGCCGTTTGCCGCGCAAGGAGCGGCCATGGCGATCGAGGACGCTGCCGTGCTCGCCAAATGCATCGCGGGGCGCCAGAACGAAGGCGCTGCGGCGCTCTCGGCGGCGCTGCACCGCTACGAGAAACTGCGTCGTCCACGCGTGACGCAGCTACAGCGCAGCGCGCGCCAGTTGGGCCGGATCTATCATCTTTCAGGTCCCCTCGCCTTGGCGCGCGACCTCGTCATCAAGACGATGGGGCCAAAGCGGATGCTGTCGCGACAGGACTGGATCTACAACTGGCAGGCGTGA
- a CDS encoding alpha/beta fold hydrolase codes for MPSFHHGDVEIAYLDEGEGDPIILVHGFASSKNVNWVYPTWVSDLKKSGRRVIAFDNRGHGESSKLYDAAEYEIAIMASDIAALMDHLKLDRADVMGYSLGSRMTAMLARSQPHLFRSAILGGIGIGLIEGGGPGENVAKALEADSLDEVTDSVGRTFRAFADQTRSDRKALAACLRGSRRLMAKEEAAEIAVPVLIAVGTADEIAGSAHALGEIIPGSEVLDIPRRDHMRAVGDKVYKEGVLDFLSRRP; via the coding sequence ATGCCGAGCTTTCACCACGGCGATGTTGAAATTGCCTATCTCGATGAAGGCGAGGGCGATCCGATCATCCTCGTGCATGGTTTTGCCTCCAGCAAGAACGTGAACTGGGTGTATCCGACCTGGGTATCGGACCTGAAGAAGAGCGGCCGTCGGGTGATTGCTTTCGACAATCGCGGCCATGGCGAGTCCTCCAAGCTCTACGATGCCGCCGAATATGAGATCGCCATCATGGCGAGCGATATCGCCGCGCTGATGGATCACCTCAAACTCGATCGCGCCGACGTCATGGGATACTCGCTGGGCTCGCGGATGACGGCGATGCTGGCGCGAAGCCAGCCGCATCTTTTTCGTTCGGCGATTCTCGGCGGCATCGGAATCGGCCTGATCGAGGGCGGCGGTCCCGGCGAAAATGTTGCAAAAGCGCTGGAGGCGGATTCGCTCGACGAGGTCACCGATTCCGTCGGGCGGACGTTCCGCGCCTTCGCCGACCAGACCCGGTCCGACCGCAAGGCGCTCGCGGCCTGCCTGCGCGGCTCGCGCCGGTTGATGGCAAAAGAAGAAGCCGCTGAAATCGCCGTGCCGGTGTTGATCGCGGTTGGTACTGCGGACGAAATCGCGGGCTCCGCGCACGCGCTCGGCGAAATTATCCCGGGTTCGGAAGTGCTCGACATTCCCCGCCGCGATCACATGCGCGCGGTCGGCGACAAGGTCTATAAGGAAGGTGTGCTGGATTTTCTGTCACGCCGTCCCTGA
- a CDS encoding NmrA family NAD(P)-binding protein, with amino-acid sequence MYAVTGITGKVGGTVAQTLLAAGKKVRAVVRDKAKGRPWAYKGCEVAIASIGDADALTAAFAGADGVFLMTPPDYDPEPGFPQTQANAMAIEKAIVAARPDKVVFLSTVGAQVAEPNLLNNSKMTEEALRKLPVPVAFLRAGWFMENASWDVEAARNGVVPSFLQPLDHVIPMVATADIGRTAAALLQEYWNGVRIVELEGPRRYSAADIGRALAAALGREVRVEPVPRETWEQLFRSQGMKNPLPRIRMVDGFNEGWIDFERAGEHRKGAVTLDTVIAGLIRNGDAA; translated from the coding sequence ATGTACGCAGTAACCGGGATCACCGGAAAGGTGGGCGGCACGGTCGCCCAGACACTCCTCGCCGCGGGCAAGAAGGTCCGCGCCGTGGTGCGCGACAAGGCAAAAGGTAGGCCCTGGGCCTATAAAGGCTGTGAGGTCGCTATCGCGAGCATCGGTGATGCCGACGCATTAACGGCCGCTTTCGCGGGCGCTGACGGCGTCTTCCTCATGACGCCGCCGGATTACGATCCGGAGCCTGGCTTTCCGCAGACGCAGGCCAACGCCATGGCGATCGAGAAAGCGATCGTGGCGGCGCGGCCGGACAAGGTCGTTTTCCTGTCGACGGTCGGCGCGCAAGTCGCCGAACCCAATCTCCTCAACAACTCGAAGATGACCGAGGAAGCATTGCGCAAATTGCCGGTGCCGGTCGCGTTCCTGCGCGCCGGCTGGTTCATGGAAAACGCGTCCTGGGATGTTGAGGCTGCGCGAAACGGCGTGGTGCCAAGCTTTCTGCAACCGCTTGACCACGTCATTCCGATGGTGGCGACGGCGGACATCGGCCGCACAGCCGCGGCGCTCCTTCAAGAGTACTGGAACGGCGTTCGGATCGTCGAGCTCGAGGGGCCGCGTCGTTACTCGGCCGCCGATATCGGACGTGCCCTCGCCGCCGCTCTCGGCCGCGAGGTCCGCGTGGAGCCCGTTCCGCGCGAGACCTGGGAACAGCTTTTCCGCTCGCAGGGTATGAAGAACCCCCTGCCCCGCATCCGCATGGTCGATGGTTTTAACGAAGGCTGGATCGACTTTGAGCGTGCCGGCGAACACCGCAAGGGCGCCGTTACCCTCGATACCGTCATCGCCGGCCTGATCCGCAATGGAGACGCAGCATGA
- a CDS encoding DUF6949 family protein, with protein MSPEALNSLFSLCIGFALAGALTSGFQAIVHRPAGFGLLQEGVAPSTFAAVPFLVFAAPFIIMRNTLRGVQVESRRFEFVMMATVLAGFWSLMSGTFFVMTLRAVGLLV; from the coding sequence ATGTCGCCGGAAGCGTTGAATTCCCTGTTTTCGCTTTGCATCGGTTTCGCGCTCGCGGGCGCGCTGACCAGTGGATTTCAAGCGATCGTGCATCGTCCCGCCGGCTTCGGCCTTCTTCAGGAGGGCGTCGCGCCGAGTACCTTTGCGGCGGTGCCGTTTCTGGTTTTCGCCGCACCCTTCATCATCATGCGCAACACGCTGCGCGGTGTTCAGGTCGAAAGCCGCCGTTTCGAATTCGTGATGATGGCGACCGTTCTGGCGGGCTTCTGGAGCCTGATGTCCGGCACCTTTTTTGTCATGACGCTGCGCGCCGTCGGACTACTGGTCTGA
- a CDS encoding gamma carbonic anhydrase family protein, whose translation MAIYELDGQGPDLPKSGNYFIADTATVIGKVRLLESASVWFGAVLRGDNEWIEIGEGSNVQDNSTCHTDPGFPLIIGKDCTVGHNVVLHGCVLEDGALVGMGSIVMNGARIGRGSVVGAGSVITEGKQFPENSLIIGSPARVIRTLTPEQATAMGRAAKSYQRNGPRFKAGLKKIG comes from the coding sequence ATGGCGATCTACGAGCTCGACGGGCAGGGGCCCGACCTTCCCAAAAGCGGCAACTATTTCATCGCCGACACCGCCACCGTAATCGGCAAGGTGCGCCTGCTGGAGAGTGCGAGCGTCTGGTTCGGCGCGGTATTGCGCGGCGACAATGAGTGGATCGAGATCGGCGAGGGTTCCAACGTCCAGGACAACTCGACCTGCCACACCGACCCCGGCTTCCCGTTGATCATCGGCAAGGATTGCACCGTCGGCCACAACGTCGTCCTGCACGGCTGTGTCCTGGAAGACGGCGCGCTGGTCGGCATGGGCTCGATCGTGATGAATGGCGCCAGAATTGGCCGCGGCAGCGTCGTCGGCGCCGGTTCTGTCATCACCGAGGGCAAACAATTTCCTGAAAACTCCCTCATCATCGGCTCGCCGGCGCGCGTGATCCGCACGCTGACGCCCGAGCAAGCCACGGCAATGGGGCGGGCTGCGAAGTCATACCAGCGCAACGGGCCGCGCTTCAAAGCCGGCCTCAAGAAGATCGGCTGA
- a CDS encoding LysR family transcriptional regulator: MPYDARLLSGVTVLMAVVEAGSMARAAEALGLTSSGVGRAIGRLETRVGVRLLERTTRTMTLTDEGRRFYEEVGPHLDGIEQAAIIASGAAGIVRGRLRVNVDPFFLRVVLAAQISRFLDRHPEVRLELIMRDHVGDLVADGFDLALRFGDPPGGSLIARKLIETRILTVASPEFVARYGRPKHPSEVEKLRCIDFYDAANARPFDWEFRQGRKILPVKPSARLMVSDVGAMLGACEAGVGIAQIMALGSGHLLAEGKLIELFPDWPGEVFPLYALYPSRQLRAAKVRTFIEFTSDLLVNSTSV, from the coding sequence ATGCCCTATGACGCTCGCCTTCTTTCCGGTGTCACGGTCCTGATGGCCGTCGTCGAGGCTGGTTCGATGGCCCGCGCGGCCGAGGCGCTGGGTCTCACGTCATCTGGCGTTGGTCGGGCGATCGGGCGGCTGGAAACGCGGGTCGGCGTGCGGCTTCTTGAGCGCACGACACGCACCATGACTCTCACAGACGAAGGAAGACGCTTTTACGAGGAAGTCGGACCGCATCTTGATGGGATTGAGCAGGCCGCCATCATAGCCTCCGGTGCAGCAGGCATCGTGCGCGGGCGGCTTCGGGTCAATGTCGATCCATTTTTTTTGCGCGTGGTGCTGGCTGCACAGATTTCCAGGTTTCTCGATCGACATCCCGAAGTTCGGCTCGAACTAATCATGCGGGATCACGTCGGCGATCTGGTCGCCGACGGCTTCGACTTGGCGCTGCGCTTCGGCGATCCGCCAGGTGGCTCCCTTATCGCGCGCAAACTGATTGAAACGCGCATTCTGACGGTAGCATCACCAGAGTTTGTTGCACGCTACGGCCGACCGAAGCACCCGTCCGAAGTCGAGAAGCTGCGATGCATAGACTTTTACGATGCGGCGAATGCACGTCCATTCGATTGGGAGTTTCGTCAAGGTCGCAAAATTCTACCCGTCAAACCGTCGGCACGGCTGATGGTATCGGACGTCGGTGCAATGCTTGGCGCGTGTGAAGCTGGGGTTGGCATCGCCCAGATTATGGCCCTCGGTTCAGGCCATCTGCTGGCGGAAGGTAAATTGATCGAGCTTTTTCCGGACTGGCCGGGTGAAGTGTTTCCACTCTACGCACTCTATCCTTCACGGCAGCTCAGGGCCGCAAAGGTGCGGACTTTCATTGAGTTCACAAGCGACCTGCTTGTGAACTCAACATCGGTCTAA
- a CDS encoding SDR family NAD(P)-dependent oxidoreductase, whose translation MTTKSTVLILGASRGLGLAMAAEWLKLDAKVIATQRSASRDLSELKGRYPASLEIETVDIMEAASVHALRERLGGHRIDVLFVNAGICKAHQETPSAVNERDFVDMMLTNALGPMRAVELLENLVPANGAIAVMTSELGSIAGNRGSWELYSSSKAALNMLMKCFSARHAGDPRALLLVAPGWVRTEMGTSAATLSIEESIPLVVETVERSRGRAGLRFIDRNGRTLPW comes from the coding sequence ATGACCACGAAGTCGACAGTTCTGATTTTAGGCGCCTCGCGAGGGCTCGGTCTGGCGATGGCAGCGGAATGGCTCAAGCTCGACGCCAAGGTCATTGCCACGCAACGCAGTGCGTCGCGGGATCTGAGCGAACTGAAGGGCCGTTATCCGGCTAGCCTCGAAATCGAAACGGTCGACATTATGGAGGCTGCGTCCGTGCATGCCTTGCGCGAACGCCTCGGAGGGCACCGCATCGACGTGCTCTTCGTCAATGCCGGCATTTGCAAGGCTCACCAGGAGACGCCGTCCGCGGTCAACGAGCGCGACTTCGTCGACATGATGCTGACCAATGCGCTCGGGCCGATGCGCGCGGTTGAGCTCTTGGAAAATCTCGTGCCCGCAAACGGCGCGATCGCGGTCATGACCTCTGAACTCGGCAGTATCGCCGGAAACAGAGGCTCCTGGGAGCTCTACAGTTCCAGCAAGGCCGCCCTCAACATGCTGATGAAATGCTTCTCGGCGCGCCATGCTGGCGATCCTCGCGCGCTCTTGCTGGTCGCGCCAGGCTGGGTCCGCACCGAGATGGGGACCTCGGCCGCAACGCTCTCGATCGAAGAAAGCATCCCGCTGGTCGTGGAAACCGTCGAGCGCAGTCGCGGCCGGGCCGGCCTGCGCTTCATCGACCGCAACGGTCGAACCTTGCCCTGGTGA
- a CDS encoding dienelactone hydrolase family protein, with protein MNVHTQLTSDVVGLTKAAPFSRRGFMTASAAVTAGYTLAAGPVRADVIMTSTDGLDVGDIKIKVADGEMPGYFARPKGVANPPVILVAMEIFGLHEYIKDVVRRLAKLGALAVAPDYYFRKGVDLTKITDIPQLLPIVNSKPDAELLSDLDSTVAWAKAQGGNTDRLGIIGFCRGGRTVWEYAAHSSALKAGASFYGPPVDPPNVPGWPKSPTQLAPDMKAPVIGLYGEADTGIPVATVEALKDALAKANKPAEFKIYPAAPHGFHADYRPSYRKEAADDAWNQMQAWFKKYKVLG; from the coding sequence ATGAACGTTCACACCCAGCTGACGTCCGACGTCGTCGGACTGACCAAGGCAGCCCCGTTCTCTCGCCGGGGCTTTATGACCGCATCCGCCGCCGTCACGGCGGGCTATACGCTTGCCGCCGGCCCTGTCCGGGCCGACGTGATCATGACTTCCACCGACGGCCTCGATGTCGGCGACATCAAGATCAAGGTCGCCGACGGCGAGATGCCCGGCTATTTCGCGCGGCCCAAGGGCGTCGCCAATCCGCCGGTCATTCTGGTTGCGATGGAGATCTTCGGCCTGCACGAATACATCAAGGACGTCGTGCGTCGTCTCGCCAAGCTCGGCGCACTCGCTGTCGCCCCCGATTATTATTTCCGCAAAGGGGTCGATCTCACCAAGATCACCGACATTCCGCAGCTCCTGCCGATCGTTAACTCCAAGCCCGACGCCGAGCTGCTGTCCGATCTCGACAGCACGGTCGCCTGGGCCAAGGCCCAAGGCGGCAACACCGATCGGCTTGGCATCATCGGCTTTTGCCGCGGCGGCCGCACCGTGTGGGAATATGCGGCGCATTCGAGCGCGCTGAAGGCCGGCGCTTCCTTCTACGGGCCTCCGGTCGATCCGCCAAACGTCCCCGGCTGGCCCAAGAGCCCGACCCAACTCGCACCCGACATGAAGGCGCCCGTGATCGGACTTTACGGCGAGGCCGACACCGGCATTCCGGTGGCGACCGTCGAAGCGCTGAAGGACGCACTTGCGAAGGCGAACAAGCCCGCCGAGTTCAAGATCTATCCGGCCGCCCCGCACGGCTTCCACGCCGACTACCGCCCGAGCTATCGCAAGGAAGCGGCGGACGACGCCTGGAACCAGATGCAGGCCTGGTTCAAGAAGTACAAGGTCCTCGGCTGA
- a CDS encoding aldo/keto reductase has protein sequence MNTITTRGVSIPRLGFGTFRMPGGGCQPVVESALALGYRHLDTAAMYENEDAVGAAIVASNVARRELFITTKVWHDQLRTKDSIRRAFDTSIGKLKLDYVDLYMIHWPSKDMDMAIVMETLAALRDEGRARAIGVCNFNLPMLRLAVDEIHAPVASVQVEYHPFLDQSAMLAYLREREIPLTAYAPLAQGRAAEDETLKRIGAKHDLSAAQVAIAWLLDQDGVIAIPKAQRPKSQQSNLDALNVRLDDEDLAAIAGLPKDQRYVTPPFAPDWNALTL, from the coding sequence ATGAACACGATCACCACTCGCGGCGTCAGCATCCCGCGCCTTGGCTTTGGCACGTTTCGCATGCCGGGCGGTGGCTGCCAGCCTGTCGTCGAAAGCGCGCTCGCGCTCGGCTATCGCCATCTCGATACGGCCGCCATGTACGAAAACGAGGATGCTGTCGGCGCTGCGATCGTCGCCTCGAATGTCGCACGCCGCGAGCTCTTCATCACCACCAAGGTCTGGCACGACCAACTGAGGACGAAAGATTCGATTCGCCGCGCTTTCGACACCAGCATCGGCAAGCTGAAGCTCGACTACGTCGATCTCTACATGATCCACTGGCCTTCCAAGGACATGGACATGGCGATCGTCATGGAGACGCTGGCAGCGCTCCGTGATGAAGGGCGCGCGCGTGCAATCGGCGTGTGCAACTTCAACCTGCCAATGTTGCGGCTGGCGGTTGACGAGATACATGCGCCGGTCGCCTCCGTGCAGGTCGAATACCATCCGTTTCTCGATCAGTCAGCAATGCTCGCCTACCTGCGCGAGCGCGAAATCCCTCTGACGGCTTATGCGCCTTTGGCTCAAGGTCGGGCTGCGGAGGACGAGACGCTCAAGCGGATCGGCGCCAAGCACGATCTCTCGGCCGCCCAAGTCGCGATTGCCTGGCTGCTCGACCAAGACGGCGTGATCGCGATTCCGAAGGCGCAACGGCCCAAGAGCCAGCAGTCGAATCTCGACGCGCTGAACGTCCGTCTCGATGACGAAGATCTGGCCGCGATCGCCGGCCTGCCGAAGGACCAGCGCTACGTCACGCCGCCCTTCGCGCCCGACTGGAACGCGCTGACGCTTTAA
- a CDS encoding zinc-finger domain-containing protein has protein sequence MSDHVVPHFHNDAGVAVIEIGSQEFMCVGANPPFDHPHVFLDLGNDNEIICPYCSTLYRFAADLKAGEARPPECVLVDKVA, from the coding sequence ATGTCCGACCATGTCGTCCCGCACTTCCATAACGACGCCGGCGTAGCCGTTATTGAGATCGGTTCGCAGGAATTCATGTGCGTCGGCGCAAATCCGCCTTTCGACCATCCCCATGTTTTTCTCGATCTCGGCAACGACAACGAGATCATCTGCCCCTATTGCTCGACGCTCTATCGATTTGCCGCTGACCTGAAGGCCGGCGAAGCTCGCCCGCCGGAATGCGTGCTGGTCGATAAGGTCGCCTGA
- a CDS encoding SRPBCC family protein produces the protein MTMEQDLADREKDIHWPEGFNPSQADLFSHNALLINASCERIWGHIVDATKWPQWYPNSKDVRIDGGDVLKEGNVFHWSTFGLPLESKINEFVPYRRIGWYGYAPGTAPSFYHTWYLKPQGDACLVVTDEVGKGKDAAHLRETDESLMHRGHDLWLATLKWMSEAK, from the coding sequence ATGACGATGGAGCAGGACCTCGCCGACCGCGAGAAGGACATTCATTGGCCGGAGGGATTCAATCCGTCGCAGGCTGATTTGTTCTCGCACAACGCCCTACTGATCAACGCTTCATGCGAACGCATCTGGGGACACATCGTCGACGCGACGAAGTGGCCGCAGTGGTATCCGAACTCAAAGGACGTGCGCATAGATGGCGGCGACGTGCTCAAAGAGGGCAACGTATTCCATTGGTCGACGTTTGGGCTTCCGCTCGAGAGCAAGATCAACGAATTCGTGCCCTATAGGCGCATCGGCTGGTACGGCTATGCGCCGGGAACGGCGCCAAGTTTCTACCATACCTGGTATCTCAAGCCGCAGGGCGACGCCTGCCTTGTCGTCACCGATGAGGTCGGCAAGGGTAAGGACGCTGCGCACCTTCGCGAGACGGACGAAAGCCTCATGCATCGCGGCCATGATCTTTGGCTTGCGACCTTGAAATGGATGTCGGAAGCAAAGTGA
- a CDS encoding transglutaminase-like cysteine peptidase, giving the protein MFGFREKKGLAVAAILFGFCASANAADERTLYASLGDTTRAPIGWVEFCGEYPAECKGGPSQPRDIVMTQAAWRDLIKVNRWVNETIKPMTDMDHWGVIEKWSLPTDGYGDCEDYVLLKRKMLIDAGWPREALLITVVRDKMGEGHAVLTVKSDKGEFVLDNQNENVVAWTETGYRFVKRQSQGDPNVWVSLGDPKPAALTASARDR; this is encoded by the coding sequence ATGTTCGGATTCAGGGAGAAGAAAGGGCTGGCGGTTGCCGCCATCCTGTTTGGATTTTGCGCATCGGCGAACGCGGCCGATGAGCGGACACTTTATGCGAGCCTTGGCGACACCACGCGTGCGCCGATCGGCTGGGTGGAGTTCTGCGGCGAGTATCCGGCCGAATGCAAAGGCGGCCCGTCGCAGCCGCGCGACATCGTGATGACGCAGGCGGCTTGGCGCGACCTGATCAAGGTCAATCGCTGGGTCAACGAGACCATCAAGCCGATGACCGACATGGATCATTGGGGCGTGATCGAGAAATGGTCGCTGCCGACCGACGGCTACGGCGACTGCGAAGACTACGTGCTGCTGAAGCGGAAGATGCTGATCGACGCGGGATGGCCGCGTGAGGCGCTTCTGATCACGGTGGTGCGCGACAAGATGGGCGAAGGTCATGCGGTTTTGACCGTCAAGTCCGACAAGGGCGAGTTCGTTCTGGACAACCAGAATGAGAACGTCGTGGCCTGGACCGAGACCGGCTACCGCTTCGTCAAGCGCCAATCGCAGGGCGACCCGAACGTTTGGGTTTCTCTGGGTGATCCCAAGCCGGCGGCTTTGACTGCCAGTGCCCGGGATCGCTGA
- the cysE gene encoding serine O-acetyltransferase: protein MVKHQINPQGSSKLAALDPIWDRVRSEAEDIVRREPELASFIYSTVLHHDRLEQSVVHRIAERLDHSALSGDLIRQAFDEALRDEPDLGNAFRADLVAVYDRDPATSRFIDPLLYFKGFHAIQTHRLAHWLFKRGRKDFAYYLQSRSSSVFQTDINPAAVIGRGIFLDHATGFVCGETAVIEDDVSILHGVTLGGTGKENEDRHPKIRHGVLIGAGAKILGNIEVGHCARIAAGSVVVKAVPHNVTVAGVPAKIVGEAGCAEPSRTMDQMINAIGL, encoded by the coding sequence ATGGTGAAGCATCAGATCAATCCGCAAGGCAGCAGCAAGCTGGCGGCGCTCGATCCAATCTGGGATCGCGTGCGGTCCGAGGCGGAGGATATCGTCCGCCGGGAGCCGGAACTCGCCTCCTTCATCTACTCGACCGTGTTGCATCACGACCGGCTGGAACAGTCGGTGGTGCACCGGATCGCCGAGCGTCTCGACCACTCCGCGCTTTCCGGCGACCTGATCCGCCAGGCCTTTGACGAGGCGTTGCGCGATGAACCTGATCTTGGCAACGCCTTCCGCGCCGACCTCGTCGCGGTCTACGACCGCGATCCCGCGACCTCGCGCTTCATCGATCCCTTGCTCTATTTTAAGGGCTTCCACGCGATACAGACCCATCGTCTGGCGCACTGGCTGTTCAAGCGCGGCCGCAAGGATTTCGCCTATTACCTGCAAAGCCGTTCGTCGTCGGTATTCCAGACCGACATCAATCCGGCGGCAGTCATCGGACGCGGTATTTTCCTCGATCACGCCACCGGCTTCGTCTGCGGCGAAACCGCCGTTATCGAGGACGATGTCTCGATCCTGCACGGTGTCACGCTCGGCGGCACCGGCAAGGAGAACGAGGACCGCCATCCCAAGATCCGCCACGGCGTATTGATCGGGGCGGGCGCGAAAATTCTCGGCAATATCGAGGTTGGCCACTGTGCCCGGATCGCTGCCGGCTCCGTAGTCGTCAAAGCGGTACCGCACAATGTGACAGTGGCAGGCGTGCCTGCCAAAATCGTGGGCGAAGCGGGCTGCGCCGAGCCCTCGCGCACCATGGATCAGATGATCAACGCGATCGGGCTCTGA
- a CDS encoding twin-arginine translocation pathway signal, giving the protein MLVSSARFQVAARALAGVALFASAILLSGCASMGEGMTSAFADPAKYQLYDCKQLETERKALSARQAELQGLMSKAQDGFAGPVVAEVAYRNEYLAVRGQAKNAEEAWVLNKCRETPGKAASPTPPPPVADVSGRPLKRSGSAVY; this is encoded by the coding sequence ATGCTCGTTTCGTCTGCCCGCTTCCAAGTAGCGGCCCGCGCACTTGCGGGCGTGGCTCTGTTTGCCAGCGCTATATTGCTTTCCGGCTGCGCCAGCATGGGCGAGGGCATGACCTCGGCATTTGCCGATCCCGCGAAGTACCAGCTTTACGACTGCAAGCAGCTCGAGACCGAGCGCAAGGCGCTATCGGCCCGTCAGGCTGAGTTGCAGGGCCTGATGAGCAAGGCGCAAGACGGCTTTGCGGGGCCGGTGGTTGCGGAGGTCGCCTACCGCAACGAATACCTTGCGGTGCGCGGCCAGGCGAAAAACGCCGAAGAGGCGTGGGTGCTCAACAAGTGCCGCGAAACCCCGGGCAAAGCCGCTAGCCCAACGCCGCCGCCTCCCGTGGCTGACGTGTCCGGCCGTCCGCTGAAGCGATCGGGCAGCGCGGTCTACTGA